AAAGGGATTTTATTCAACGCCGCTATTTCTCAAATTGCTatacccacgaaaaatactttttgaatggaaatgaacgaACGAGACAAATATAATCTTTAcataacactgatcagaaaaaaatataaaaatacttcCCAATAATAAAATTTGAGTATTAtcgaatatatctttctttcgGGTatgtgtcgcattcgggtaaatgttacatttgggtaactgttacattcgggtaattgttgcattcgggtgaatgtcgcattcgggtaagtgtcaattcgggtagctgtcgcattcgggtatttgttacattcggctgagtggaattcgggtgaatgtctttcgggtaactgtctttctggtgagtgggtttcgggtaaatgtgacacaatcctaATGTACACCTCAGGAACGCTAATTATTACACATTGTTGAGTTACTTTCTATTGTTTGTTGTACAAATAATAAACAACGGAAAGCAACTCATCAAGCTTTTTGATGGAATTTGTCTACCGACCATAAATTTAGTTCTACCCATGTGTACGTGTTAATGTGAACATAAACGAGTCCGGGTGCCAGAGAACCCCAATTTGGTGCGTTCCATAAAGGGCAGCAAACAAACTTCCGCTACATTGGGGACATATTTTAGCAATCGATAAACAAGGATGTTGTGTTCGTCTGTccagaatatgaaaaaactgtCCGGAGAAAATTTATCCTGCCGATTGAATTTCCCATTTGGGATTTGGCAGTAGTTGTATGACACTGTGTTGGAAGAGCAGAATGGAATTTGGAACGGATTGTTCAGAGCAAGGGAAACAACTTTTCAAGTTTCAGTCGGGTGTGGGTTCAAATTAGCACCCGTTTTGTGTGCACCCTAATGTGTTTATCGGACTAGTTCGATTGAAAATGTGTGGGTGCAGAACAAACTTTTCCAATAATGTAACGATTGATGTAAATAAAATTGGCCCGAGAGAGTTGACCGAATGCGGTTTTATTTACAAAGCAAGGTTCTTCAACCGGAGAGTTGAATATGTAAACGTTTGTAATATTATAAGATTGTCTTCAAAGCTGATAGTGTACACTTTGTGATTATGTGTAGaagattattttcaatgttatttCTCACCTGTTTCGTTAATTTGGTTCCGCCTTCGCAGCAATTAAATTCAGATCTACGAATATTTAGGACACAGTATGCTTTGTTGGTAACATTACAAAATGTCAGCAAGAGATAAAATTGCATATCTCAGAAAAGAGCTAAGTCATGCGAAGGATGCACTGTGTCGCTCAGGAGAAGAAATAGAAAAACTGAAGGTAAAATTCTTGCTGTTTTACATTTGTTTCGAAAAATAGTGCAAATTTTTCAACGTCTTTATATAAGCAATTACTGAACGAGATGACACTTGGAAAACAAGATGTTCTCAACGAGTTGCATACCACACAGCAGGTGAACACCCGACTTGCTCGACGTCTGGACAAGCATAGGTTAATTTAAACCAATGGTTGAATCCTTATCGTCTCAAATAATTTATTACCTACGTCGCAGATACTACCTTTCAACTCTAACCAACGAGTTCCAGTATGAAATGAAGCAAGTAAGATCTATCCTAAAATCGATGCAGGTGACAAGTTTCTTGTTTCCACGCacaatatgtttcgaaacaaaaTTCTTCCAGAAATCATTACGCGTTTCCAACCGCAAGCTGACCCACCATATGCAATATTGTGTCCGCACGCGTTTCCAGCTGGGGAAAATGTTTTTCCGGATGCGATCAACTAAGCAGTGGTGCGAGAAACAACGAAATCGCTATCAGCAAATGTGTTTCCAGTTCGCAGAGTTTGTACGGGAGCAAAATCGAAACATGCAGTCCATTGTGGAGACCAAACTCAGCAACGAGAGCATATCCATGTGCCACAGGCAGTATCTGGATCTACTTACGCGCTGTTCCTTGCTCCTGCATGAGAACATGAATTTAAGACTATTGTCGATGCACAAACTGGACGAACAAGAGCAGAGCTCGAGTGGTGGCATGGATGTACCTGGTAGTCCGGCAAATTATGTTCTTTCAGGATCCGAGAAGGTGGTTATGGGCTCCATTGTTTGTGTAATGGTGAATAATGATTGCTCGATGATTGCAGGAGTGCGCTGGAGCGGACGAAAATAATGTTAGTGCAGACAGTTTGGATTCACTGAGACGACGTCGACATTCTGTTTAGAAGAAAAGTTTTCCCTAAACATAGTTAGTCTAAACAGTACATGTTACTTActgataatgaaaataattaaagGAGCTTTTTTGTGTTTATTTCCACTAAATTATTTGAAACAGGATGAAATGGGACAAAGTGTGATAAAACATGTCGAACTATCTTAAATATTTCTCTCTCACATTTCACGTCACAAGCTACAATCGCGCAAAACGAGGGCGGCAAATTCGGACTGCAAAGCCAGCGTTCAACTTTAACTTCTGACGAAGTTGAAATTGTATTCTGAAACTAATTCAAAAGTGATTTCCACCACGATGGTCAACCTAGCACTAAGCTCGAGAAGCGCGGGCGATTCTTCCTCGAATCGGCTATTTTAAATAGGACAGCGATAATAGAACTTTACAAATGGAATGCTGATTGTGTAGCTCGCTTTTTAGATCTTTGCATTTCACCTCAAATGCCCTAAAAGCATTTACTTAACCGCTTTCCTCCGACGAGCGCGTCAACAACTCTGTACTGCAGGTACTGTGAAAAATGGAGAGAAGAATAAATGAgagcaaatttgaattttaatggcACTCTGCTGGCAAGAGCTTCCACAGCTTTGCAAAGAATGCTGCAACGGAACAGAAAACTTGCCTCCTGAAACAGTTTCCTGCCAGTGTTGACGGGAGTCCGGTTTTATGGAGATGACTTGCTCGTAAATTTGGTAATTCTGCGTATTTATACAAAACTCGGGTAATCTATGCAGGGAAAAGAGAACGGAAATGGGAATTTCGCACAGTTGCAGTTTAAAGCGTCTGCAGCCTACGAGTTGCATATTCGGAGTGCTTGATAATAGTCTCCATAGCCAGGATCTACAATTGTTTTTAAATGCGATTGAATGAAAAGTTCGAATggagataaataaataatcatATTCAGgaaatgacaaaaatatatAGGAGAGAAGAAATAAATATCAGCGCAGGTCAATCTGTTTCCGTTCATGCTTTGAAAAATGTCGATTTCGataactttttttgttgtgtttcatTCACAAAAATTAATTCATATTCTGGAAGATGTAGACTTCGATATATGATATTTAACATTttatcgccccgtcacccagacctgggtgacactttcaatttgaatagaatttttaaacggaatttgatagaataggcacttaGATGTAAATATAGGATCtgtagaataataaaaaaatcaatgtttatctgtagggttgtctcacatcaatagaaatttaaccccctccctgttgaccgattgatcttgaatttggaacacgcctgctgtcgttataaactgcgtattccatgatctttaaaatccaagatgacggccgctacaaaatgacggactacATACTTTATCaagaccccatcaatatgggtatcaaatgaaaaggcttgactattagaacacagttatttatgaaaaatgtgaatccaaaatggccgccatcgtAAAATGGGACATTTTTTACAATTCATCAATACGGGTGTCAAACCCTTTCGTTTGacacttgactagtagaacatacttattcgtgaaaaatcacatcgaatcaatatctttatgtcgtctatagtaagttcttctaacatatcgtccaggtcttcacttgcgtatagttcctcaatatccgaatcggaactcgatgagataatactcgaaaTTTTTGTTCTAacgcttcgcactatttcgtcgtCACTAATTCCCTCGCTTTCagatttaagtgcgattcacatacaacatccacgtcacgttcgtcacgttgcgtcaattattcttccaagcagttcttatgcaaacattcacatacatcggcaacggcaacttcgacttgccgttgctgttgtatgtgaatgcttcaataggaattgcatggaagaataattgacgcaacgtgacgggacggaacgtgaacgtgacgtggatgaggtatgtgaatcgcgctttactattacgccgtccggtgaacatttggaggatgagaaaaaaaatacatttgcgtttacgaaaaaacaggaagtgggttatatctatggtataaccacaatggtgacgtaggactatcgttgatttagtgatcatttgtttgaagttgaatctgaattcattctgaatgaatgaataaatgaatatttgggggacttcgaaaacgaggtacaaggttttatacatccaatattgg
The Toxorhynchites rutilus septentrionalis strain SRP chromosome 2, ASM2978413v1, whole genome shotgun sequence genome window above contains:
- the LOC129771784 gene encoding uncharacterized protein LOC129771784 isoform X1 is translated as MSARDKIAYLRKELSHAKDALCRSGEEIEKLKQLLNEMTLGKQDVLNELHTTQQVNTRLARRLDKHRYYLSTLTNEFQYEMKQVRSILKSMQVTSFLFPRTICFETKFFQKSLRVSNRKLTHHMQYCVRTRFQLGKMFFRMRSTKQWCEKQRNRYQQMCFQFAEFVREQNRNMQSIVETKLSNESISMCHRQYLDLLTRCSLLLHENMNLRLLSMHKLDEQEQSSSGGMDVPGSPANYVLSGSEKECAGADENNVSADSLDSLRRRRHSV
- the LOC129771784 gene encoding uncharacterized protein LOC129771784 isoform X2; translated protein: MSARDKIAYLRKELSHAKDALCRSGEEIEKLKQLLNEMTLGKQDVLNELHTTQQVNTRLARRLDKHRYYLSTLTNEFQYEMKQVRSILKSMQKSLRVSNRKLTHHMQYCVRTRFQLGKMFFRMRSTKQWCEKQRNRYQQMCFQFAEFVREQNRNMQSIVETKLSNESISMCHRQYLDLLTRCSLLLHENMNLRLLSMHKLDEQEQSSSGGMDVPGSPANYVLSGSEKECAGADENNVSADSLDSLRRRRHSV
- the LOC129771784 gene encoding uncharacterized protein LOC129771784 isoform X3 — its product is MSARDKIAYLRKELSHAKDALCRSGEEIEKLKQLLNEMTLGKQDVLNELHTTQQVNTRLARRLDKHRYYLSTLTNEFQYEMKQKSLRVSNRKLTHHMQYCVRTRFQLGKMFFRMRSTKQWCEKQRNRYQQMCFQFAEFVREQNRNMQSIVETKLSNESISMCHRQYLDLLTRCSLLLHENMNLRLLSMHKLDEQEQSSSGGMDVPGSPANYVLSGSEKECAGADENNVSADSLDSLRRRRHSV